A part of Abyssisolibacter fermentans genomic DNA contains:
- a CDS encoding Tn3 family transposase: protein MQAQLQLASALNILINTISVWNTTYLHEAVKYLSTKKNIDKALLGVLFCNIKPKKENPVRVNSPTGLNPTNYYM, encoded by the coding sequence ATGCAAGCTCAATTACAACTAGCTAGTGCATTAAATATTCTTATCAATACTATTAGTGTTTGGAATACAACGTATTTACATGAAGCTGTAAAATATTTAAGTACTAAAAAAAATATAGACAAAGCATTATTGGGTGTTCTATTTTGTAATATTAAACCTAAAAAAGAAAACCCAGTAAGAGTTAATTCTCCTACTGGATTAAATCCTACAAACTATTATATGTAA
- a CDS encoding MurR/RpiR family transcriptional regulator, with translation MSLFSKQALSQFSELDYEIYNFILKNSEKIAYMTIREMANEAHVSTTTITRFCRKLNCDGFSEFKVRYKLEAEKSKNHQRRYDFSIVLDFLQRANTQAFQNQLDKIATIIASKK, from the coding sequence GTGAGTTTATTTTCTAAACAAGCTTTAAGTCAATTTAGTGAGCTAGATTATGAGATTTATAATTTTATATTAAAAAATAGTGAGAAAATTGCCTACATGACCATTAGAGAAATGGCTAATGAAGCTCATGTTTCAACTACTACTATCACTAGATTTTGTAGAAAATTAAATTGCGATGGATTTTCTGAATTCAAAGTGAGATATAAGTTGGAAGCAGAGAAAAGTAAGAACCACCAAAGAAGATATGATTTTTCAATAGTCCTGGATTTTTTGCAAAGAGCAAATACACAAGCCTTTCAAAATCAGCTCGATAAAATTGCAACAATTATAGCATCAAAGAAATAG
- a CDS encoding ArsR/SmtB family transcription factor: MLDTYERICMYENKNLNLSICKPFQKNLSLLKSYASYFILKNEPLNFSGDSKTTFINLMLKDADCFVADNTISNTLDSILQCNFNDLEKKQLIEFLYLDSSIINEINSFDIQIPDDFKDKEKILLKKLQDPKIINSLINLKFDNSVTITTNINIVNKDKVEVTFFGDYGAIVNVGYMVDLDKRTKYGFEDYLKLFKALGDTSRLTIVKTLLASPKTASQLSEATKLTLPTINHHLKTLMLSGIVCPTLTTKSHKGTMYKINVDLANGLIEGINNALS, translated from the coding sequence ATGTTAGATACTTACGAAAGAATTTGTATGTACGAAAATAAAAATTTAAATCTTAGTATATGCAAGCCTTTCCAAAAGAATTTAAGTCTTTTAAAGTCTTATGCTTCATATTTTATCTTAAAAAATGAACCTCTAAATTTCAGTGGTGATTCAAAAACTACTTTTATTAATCTAATGCTGAAAGATGCTGATTGTTTTGTTGCAGACAACACGATTAGTAATACTTTGGATAGTATTCTTCAGTGTAATTTTAACGACCTTGAAAAAAAACAACTTATTGAATTTTTATATTTGGATAGTAGTATTATTAATGAAATCAATAGCTTTGACATTCAAATACCCGATGATTTTAAGGATAAAGAAAAGATTTTATTAAAAAAACTACAAGATCCTAAAATAATAAATAGCTTAATAAATTTAAAATTTGATAATTCAGTTACTATTACCACTAATATAAACATAGTAAATAAAGACAAAGTTGAAGTTACATTCTTTGGAGATTACGGAGCTATTGTAAATGTAGGATACATGGTAGATTTGGACAAAAGAACAAAATATGGTTTTGAAGATTATTTAAAACTGTTTAAAGCGCTAGGTGATACATCTAGACTTACCATTGTAAAAACACTACTAGCATCACCTAAAACTGCATCTCAGCTTTCAGAAGCTACAAAGTTAACACTACCAACAATAAATCACCATCTTAAGACATTGATGTTATCAGGCATAGTATGTCCCACATTAACAACTAAAAGCCATAAAGGTACAATGTATAAAATAAATGTAGATTTAGCAAATGGGTTAATTGAAGGTATTAACAATGCGTTATCGTAG
- a CDS encoding ABC transporter ATP-binding protein, with product MRYRRFFLVMLLMVLVSSITTLTSPILINIWMKNSCDFSLDKILVLFIVLILTLCIELGLTYFRERFAKNFNIKTAKDMLLDFFHIDYDKLQDIGSINYIERISISVNSFYKYYTGDAITIWCTFLILTVILILISLQNVLMSFLMALLIPINYFGYKLLNKELLRRSKKLQTCTSSGWQDILCITGQVDYLKQCNNYDSVINQLDTPLNKIYNSMAEVNIFAQLTSKLLSYTNQIVQIIFMALIVYKFINNKTSPISLILYSIIFPLYFSNINTLVRANLNKRDMINTKEFVNDMKCNREKNGDLSVESIY from the coding sequence ATGCGTTATCGTAGATTCTTTTTAGTAATGCTACTTATGGTATTAGTTAGTAGCATTACTACTTTAACTAGCCCAATATTAATTAATATTTGGATGAAAAACTCCTGTGATTTTTCACTCGATAAAATTTTAGTCTTATTTATTGTATTAATACTAACGCTCTGCATAGAACTTGGATTAACATACTTCAGAGAAAGATTTGCAAAAAACTTTAATATAAAAACAGCGAAAGACATGCTTCTAGATTTTTTTCATATAGACTATGATAAGCTACAAGACATTGGATCGATAAACTATATTGAACGTATATCTATATCAGTGAATAGTTTTTACAAATATTATACCGGAGATGCTATTACAATATGGTGTACCTTTTTAATTCTCACTGTAATATTAATATTGATTTCTCTACAAAATGTATTAATGTCATTTTTAATGGCGCTACTTATACCTATTAATTACTTTGGCTATAAATTATTAAATAAAGAGTTATTGCGACGCTCTAAAAAACTACAAACTTGCACATCTAGTGGATGGCAAGATATTCTCTGCATCACTGGCCAAGTAGATTATCTAAAACAATGCAATAACTATGATTCTGTTATTAATCAATTAGATACCCCATTAAATAAAATCTATAATTCAATGGCAGAAGTTAATATCTTTGCTCAACTTACAAGCAAACTCTTATCCTATACTAATCAAATTGTTCAAATAATATTTATGGCTTTAATCGTCTATAAATTCATAAATAATAAAACTAGCCCTATTTCCCTAATTCTATACAGCATAATATTTCCTCTCTATTTCTCAAACATAAATACTCTTGTAAGAGCTAATTTAAATAAAAGAGATATGATAAACACAAAAGAATTTGTCAACGATATGAAATGTAATCGCGAAAAAAATGGAGATTTATCAGTTGAATCAATTTATTAA
- a CDS encoding ATP-binding cassette domain-containing protein: MLANNISGVFKKGDVVWIRGNSGCGKSTLVKLIPKFRTINRILVNNIDIRNITNKSIRKKIDYLSQDVPIIKGSLRDNLFFNKSYNAELEKELINSKLLSSIFVNKDINTLITENGANLSGGEKQKIALARCIYNKSDVLILDEVTSNIDTESAFDNSF, translated from the coding sequence TTGTTAGCAAATAATATATCAGGAGTATTTAAAAAAGGAGATGTGGTTTGGATTAGAGGAAACAGCGGATGCGGTAAGTCCACTTTAGTAAAATTAATTCCTAAATTTCGTACTATCAATAGGATTTTAGTTAATAATATCGACATTAGAAATATAACAAATAAATCGATTAGAAAAAAAATTGACTATCTTTCTCAAGATGTACCTATTATCAAAGGTAGTCTCAGAGATAATTTATTCTTTAATAAATCCTATAATGCAGAATTAGAAAAGGAATTAATAAATAGTAAACTCTTATCAAGCATTTTCGTTAATAAAGATATAAATACCCTAATAACCGAAAATGGCGCTAATCTTTCTGGAGGTGAAAAGCAAAAAATTGCTCTAGCTAGATGTATATATAACAAAAGTGATGTTCTTATCTTGGACGAAGTAACTAGTAATATCGATACTGAAAGTGCCTTTGATAATTCATTCTGA
- a CDS encoding SPL family radical SAM protein: MHYKKAKAILSAQNGMNLYRGCTHGCIYCDSRSSCYNMNHDFEDIEIKSNAIELLEMTLRRKRKKCMIGTGAMCDPYMHVENEIKQTRKALEIIDRYGFGLAIQTKSNLILRDLDILKSINAKSKCVVQMTLTTYDEDLCKKIEPNVCSTKERVEVLKIMNENNIPTVVWLSPILPYINDTEENIRGLLDYCIKAKVYGVICFGMGLTLRDGNRQYYYSKLDEHFPHLKSKYIKKYGCRYEIRSDRHNELLNILFSECKKHGIETDINKIFKYMRTFEEKNSGIQMSLFDNIDD, encoded by the coding sequence ATGCACTATAAAAAAGCTAAAGCAATATTATCTGCTCAAAATGGTATGAACTTATATAGGGGATGTACACATGGATGTATTTACTGTGATAGTAGAAGTTCATGCTATAATATGAATCATGACTTTGAAGATATAGAGATAAAGTCAAATGCTATAGAATTGTTGGAGATGACACTTAGACGAAAACGAAAAAAGTGTATGATAGGTACAGGTGCTATGTGTGATCCATATATGCATGTTGAAAATGAGATAAAGCAGACGAGAAAGGCTTTGGAGATTATTGATAGATATGGTTTTGGATTAGCTATTCAAACGAAGTCAAATCTTATATTGCGAGATTTGGATATTCTTAAAAGTATCAATGCTAAGTCAAAATGTGTGGTTCAAATGACGCTAACTACATATGACGAAGACCTATGCAAAAAAATTGAGCCGAATGTTTGTAGTACAAAAGAAAGAGTTGAAGTTCTTAAGATAATGAATGAAAATAACATACCTACAGTAGTGTGGCTGTCACCGATATTACCTTATATAAATGATACTGAAGAAAATATTAGAGGACTGCTGGATTATTGCATAAAGGCAAAAGTATATGGAGTCATATGTTTTGGAATGGGATTGACATTAAGAGACGGCAATAGGCAATATTATTACTCAAAGTTAGACGAGCATTTTCCACATTTAAAATCAAAATATATAAAGAAATATGGTTGTAGATACGAAATAAGAAGTGATAGACATAATGAGTTACTAAATATACTTTTTTCGGAATGTAAAAAGCATGGTATAGAGACTGATATTAATAAGATATTTAAATATATGAGGACATTTGAGGAGAAAAATTCAGGGATACAGATGAGTTTGTTTGATAATATAGACGATTGA
- a CDS encoding MFS transporter: MKDDKIKKTGSIKLIITLLTLGACWSIVYIIPFLQYVWYDPFQEFLGSSNTQMGLLITIYGFGNVFGAPVGGWVADRFNYKIVYVLSVLLNGVFSLGFVLYPSYGFAILMWIGFAIASLFMNYPTHIKIVRNLTTDENQGKIFGFNETCIGIFNIVFNMIMMFFYVKFMEGVSGMKAAIVSIVVLSFILTIIAWFVLDNPVKKEKDKSEKTNIIKDFKEIGGNPATWLVAISIFAVYSFLTTMSYFTPYFTDVLGVTVVFTGWIAILRQHGMTLLGAPIGGFLTDKIGSPSKVLMGVYVVGFLGLVYLLIATNVTAAIIIVLTVILSAGVYIGRGAYYATITECGISRDKTASTIGVAAAVGFSPDLFQFVLFGHWLDKYGNTAYSYMFIFQAIVLVIGFVAAVLILRLKKKNQQLQVAAGNK, translated from the coding sequence ATGAAAGACGACAAAATTAAGAAAACAGGTTCAATAAAATTAATTATTACTTTGTTGACATTAGGTGCATGCTGGTCGATTGTATATATTATACCGTTTCTTCAATATGTATGGTATGATCCATTTCAAGAATTTTTAGGATCTTCTAATACACAGATGGGTTTACTAATTACTATTTATGGTTTTGGTAATGTGTTCGGCGCACCTGTTGGTGGATGGGTTGCAGATAGATTTAACTACAAGATAGTATATGTATTGTCTGTTTTATTAAACGGAGTATTTTCTTTGGGATTTGTCCTTTATCCATCATACGGTTTTGCTATACTTATGTGGATTGGATTTGCAATAGCAAGTTTGTTTATGAACTATCCAACTCATATTAAAATTGTAAGGAACCTTACAACTGATGAAAATCAAGGTAAAATATTTGGATTTAATGAGACTTGTATTGGTATATTTAATATTGTTTTTAATATGATAATGATGTTCTTCTATGTGAAATTTATGGAAGGCGTTTCTGGAATGAAAGCTGCCATAGTTTCAATTGTTGTATTATCATTTATATTAACTATAATTGCTTGGTTTGTACTTGACAATCCAGTTAAAAAAGAAAAAGACAAATCAGAAAAAACTAATATTATTAAGGATTTCAAAGAAATTGGAGGAAATCCAGCAACTTGGTTAGTTGCAATTTCTATATTTGCAGTATATTCATTTTTAACTACAATGTCATATTTCACACCTTATTTTACAGATGTACTTGGTGTAACAGTTGTATTTACAGGATGGATAGCAATATTAAGGCAACATGGAATGACCTTGTTGGGTGCTCCAATTGGTGGATTTCTAACTGATAAAATAGGTTCACCTTCAAAAGTATTAATGGGTGTATATGTTGTTGGATTTTTAGGATTAGTTTACTTGCTAATAGCTACTAATGTAACAGCAGCAATAATAATTGTATTAACTGTTATACTTTCAGCAGGGGTATATATTGGAAGAGGCGCATATTATGCAACAATTACAGAATGTGGAATTTCACGAGACAAGACAGCTTCTACAATCGGTGTGGCGGCAGCGGTAGGATTTTCTCCTGATTTATTTCAGTTCGTATTATTTGGCCACTGGTTAGATAAGTATGGTAATACGGCATATTCCTATATGTTTATTTTCCAAGCAATAGTACTAGTAATTGGCTTTGTTGCAGCAGTATTAATTTTGAGACTTAAAAAGAAAAATCAACAATTGCAAGTAGCCGCAGGAAATAAATAA
- the nhaC gene encoding Na+/H+ antiporter NhaC, with protein MDTDTKVNIKTPSLIVSLIPIFAVIILLLSSLFVFHVDIQIPLIIATVVASLISVVYLGNSWNEIEQGIFDSIQSAMQAILIACIIGLIIASWIIGGIVPTIIYYGLKLLSPNFFLVTCLVISAVVGISTGSSWTTCGTIGIALIGIGMGLGIPPEVTAGAVISGAFVGDKMSPFSDTTNLAPAVSGTTLFVHIKNMMWTTMTSFILAGIIFQIINFRYTASKIDQGTVDLITRALDKSFNINVFLMLPVVIIIIIMVKQAPAIPGLLFSVLLGLICAVIFQHADISTIGKALQYGYVANTGNKMVDNLLSRGGMQNMMWTVSLIFCSLSFGGVMERSGMLKSIAKGIMKLARNNALLIICTMVTSICVILTTGEQYLSILITGKMYKNEYHNRGLAPQNLSRALEDAGTITSPLIPWSTCAVAVSTYMGVSPLKYLPYCFMNLLNPIVASIFAIVGFKVIKLNKDQNQKIGGYYERRQN; from the coding sequence ATTATTTTATTGCTAAGTTCATTATTTGTATTTCATGTAGATATTCAAATACCATTGATAATAGCTACTGTGGTGGCTTCACTAATATCAGTTGTTTATCTTGGAAATTCGTGGAATGAAATTGAACAGGGGATATTTGATTCAATTCAATCTGCAATGCAGGCTATACTTATAGCTTGTATAATAGGTTTAATTATTGCTTCTTGGATTATTGGCGGTATTGTACCTACGATTATTTACTACGGATTAAAACTGTTATCACCAAATTTCTTTTTAGTTACATGTTTAGTTATAAGTGCAGTTGTTGGTATCTCTACAGGTTCGTCATGGACTACATGCGGTACAATAGGAATTGCTTTAATTGGTATAGGTATGGGATTAGGCATCCCACCAGAAGTAACAGCAGGAGCTGTTATTTCTGGAGCCTTTGTTGGCGATAAAATGTCACCATTTTCAGATACTACCAATCTAGCGCCTGCAGTATCTGGTACAACTTTATTTGTTCATATCAAAAACATGATGTGGACAACTATGACGAGCTTTATACTAGCTGGAATAATATTTCAAATTATAAATTTTCGATATACTGCAAGTAAGATAGATCAAGGCACAGTCGATTTGATTACAAGAGCTTTAGATAAGAGTTTCAATATTAATGTATTTTTAATGTTACCTGTAGTAATTATTATAATAATCATGGTAAAACAAGCACCGGCAATACCTGGATTGTTATTTTCTGTATTACTTGGATTGATATGTGCAGTTATTTTCCAGCATGCTGATATAAGTACTATTGGGAAAGCTCTTCAATATGGATATGTTGCTAATACGGGCAATAAAATGGTAGACAATCTCCTCTCAAGAGGAGGAATGCAGAATATGATGTGGACAGTATCTTTAATATTTTGTTCACTAAGTTTTGGTGGTGTTATGGAAAGGTCAGGCATGTTAAAGTCAATTGCAAAAGGAATAATGAAGCTTGCTAGAAATAATGCATTGTTAATAATTTGTACAATGGTAACATCAATTTGTGTAATATTAACTACTGGGGAACAATATTTATCAATATTAATTACTGGTAAAATGTACAAAAATGAATATCATAATAGGGGATTAGCTCCTCAAAATTTGTCAAGAGCATTAGAAGATGCAGGCACAATAACTTCACCACTTATTCCGTGGAGTACATGTGCTGTAGCAGTTAGTACTTATATGGGAGTTTCTCCATTAAAATATTTACCTTATTGCTTTATGAACTTATTAAATCCAATCGTTGCTTCTATATTTGCTATTGTGGGATTTAAAGTAATTAAATTGAATAAAGATCAAAATCAAAAAATTGGAGGGTATTATGAAAGACGACAAAATTAA